From the genome of Miscanthus floridulus cultivar M001 chromosome 10, ASM1932011v1, whole genome shotgun sequence, one region includes:
- the LOC136484848 gene encoding chitinase 2-like: MTNGYLFREYIGAQFTGVQFTDVPINAMLSFHFLLSFCIDYTPVDQQPTPAPTNGVFSPFWDTGNLSPTAVAAIKAAHPNVAVMAGLGGDSVQDIVKAVFTPKSIDSWVANAVTSLTGIINTYGLDGVDVDYEHFADGVDVNTFVECIGRLLTQLKTKMPYITTSIAPFEDPVIQKYYQPLWRKYSGVIDYVNFQFYGYGDNTDVPTYVQFYNNQSANYPGGKVLASFMTGNTTGLISPDLGISAAKELQRQNKLPGLFIWSADSSKQSSYGFKYEIQGQQIIANH, from the coding sequence ATGACCAACGGCTACCTGTTCCGGGAGTACATCGGAGCGCAGTTCACCGGCGTCCAGTTCACCGACGTGCCCATCAACGCCATGCTCAGCTTCCACTTCCTCCTCTCCTTCTGCATCGACTACACGCCGGTGGACCAGCAGCCCACGCCGGCGCCAACCAACGGCGTGTTCAGCCCGTTCTGGGACACGGGCAACCTGTCCCCCACCGCCGTGGCCGCCATCAAGGCCGCGCATCCAAACGTCGCCGTCATGGCGGGGCTCGGCGGCGACAGCGTGCAGGACATCGTGAAGGCCGTCTTCACCCCGAAGTCCATCGACTCGTGGGTGGCCAACGCGGTGACGTCGCTCACGGGCATCATCAACACGTACGGGCTGGATGGCGTGGACGTGGACTACGAGCACTTCGCCGACGGCGTAGACGTGAACACGTTCGTTGAGTGCATCGGCCGCCTCCTGACGCAGCTCAAGACGAAGATGCCGTACATCACCACCTCCATCGCGCCTTTCGAGGACCCCGTGATCCAGAAGTACTACCAGCCGCTGTGGCGCAAATACTCCGGCGTcatcgactacgtcaacttccagTTCTACGGCTATGGCGACAACACCGACGTGCCCACGTACGTGCAGTTCTACAACAACCAGTCAGCGAACTACCCCGGCGGCAAGGTCCTCGCCAGCTTCATGACCGGCAACACGACCGGCCTGATCTCGCCGGACCTCGGCATCAGCGCGGCCAAGGAGCTGCAGAGGCAGAACAAGCTGCCGGGGCTCTTCATCTGGTCGGCGGACAGCTCCAAGCAGAGCAGTTACGGCTTCAAGTACGAGATCCAGGGGCAGCAGATCATCGCAAACCATTGa